Genomic DNA from Paenibacillus sp. MBLB1832:
ACTTGCGATTCCATAATTATCATAGCGGAAAGCCTGATCGTACAGCAGCGTTGTCGGTACCTGCGTCAAGCCGTTCGGCCCGCCCTGCGTCATAACAAATACCACATCAAACGCTTTCAATACCGCGGTGACAACGATTATCACGCAGATCTTCATACTCTCCCAAACTAGCGGAATGATGATGGATACAATACGCTTCAGACCTGTTACTCCGTCAATTTGTGCAGCATCCTCAATATCCTTGGGAATACCAGCAATGGCCGCGGAGAAGACCGTCATATGAAAGCCAACGCCAATCCATGCGTTTACTAGAATGATCGATACCATCGCCGTATGTGAATCAACAAGCCAATTTCTGGCATATTCCCCGAACCCAATCATTGTCAGCAGCGTGGTTAAAACACCGTCATTAGGCAATAGAATAAAATACCAAATCAGGCTTGTGGCTGTGATTGAAACAATTTGCGGCAGAAAAATAATCGTCCTAAACATCTTGGAAAACTTTAGGCCTTTGCTCAATAGCAGTGCAGCAACAAAGCCGACTGGAATTTGGATGTCCAAAGTGAGCACCATGAACAAGGCAATATTTTTAAGCGAAATCCAAAAGAATTCATCCTTAAGCAGCTTGGTGAAATTACTGATTCCTGCATACTTGATCGCTTCGCCTGTAATGCCATGCCAGCTCGTGAAGGCAAATCCAAAAGAAGCTAGGATGGGCAGCATCGTTAAGCATGTATAAATGAATAAGGCTGGCAGCAAAAATAATAGGATTGCCTTTCGATTCCTCCGGTAGGCGTCCATACCCTCATCCTTCCTGTGTTGTGATACATTCAATTTAACAAAATGATATTTGTAACGGAATGGATTATTTTTAATTGGTTAGGAAAGTTTTTGGCACCTTTTTAATGGGTTTAACGTAGCGACTTTACTATACGAAAAAAACTCGGGCGCAAGTTAAATAGTCCTATCGAGAGCTAATCTCTCTAGGACTATTTGTCAAGGTGTATATAGAAGATTTGGATAAGTTCTCTTTTCGTAGAACAATACGCGTCGGCTCCCCTGCTGACACATGGAAGAAGCTATCGCCTTCTTCGGTAATCTCCGCACGTAGTTCTGGCTGATAATCAACAGATTGTAATGTATCATTGGCTTCGTATGTCCGCTGGAATAGGACGTTTCAGCATAAAGCCTTTCATAAGCTCGCCGACAATATGTTCGCTATCCGAAGCGCTGCCGCCGTTGCCGCAAACTAATGTATGGCCGCCGCTTCGGTACGACTCAGTCATCAACGCGACAGCTTGTTCAATAGGAGGCAAGCAACCTTCCAATTCAGGATATTTATAGATCAATTTGTGCAAAGTAGCGTGCATGGTAACGTTCCTTCTTTTCATGACGCGCTTACTCTCTGCTGCGACTGGAAAAGCGATCACAAGCGACACTGACGATTTATTGTCCTGCCTAAATCATGGCTCGGTTCACTTCGGCTTCGGCCCTCATCGGGGTAAACGCTTCCTTAACATTCTATTTATCTTACACTTCTGCTGAAATGGCTTCAAGGCATAGGTCGCCACTTCATTGGCATCTGTGAAGGATGTGAGAGATGTCCCCGAGGCGTCTCCAGTAATGATTCCCTTCAACTCGAGAGCTCGTGAGAGGAAGCTGATCATATCTTGACGGCTGATCGATTGTTTCGGATTATAGTGCGTTGTTCAAACTCCATAAAAAGAGCGCCTCCTTGATGGTGTTGGGTTAACACCCGGGACAAACCCATCATACTGAGGCGCTCCTTTTTGAAAAGGCCCAATCCTTAGGTATCGTACATGAAAATTATCCGTCGCTACTTGTCCTCCCGAAACGGTTGTTGCCGATATCCCCGCATCACCTGACCCAACCGTTATCACCAAGCCTGTAGCATCTACCGTGGTCAGGGAAGGAGTAGGTTATGCATATATTTATCGTCGCAATTGGGGCACAGCCTGGATAAGTACATGGTACGTTGCATCGGTGTTCTCCTTTGCAAGCCCGTCCTGAAAGCTTGACGTTAGTCGTGCCACCTTTATATCCACTGCTAAGTCCTCATTGTTGAAGAAAATCGCATAACTAACAATGAGATGAAATATTGGTGTTCCTCGTAACCCTATTAACTAGGATGACTTTGCTCGAGTTTTTGCTCGACCATAAACGGCACGGGCATTAATACTACGAATCGCCTGTCGTTCCTGTACAGAGACAGCCTCGGTTATGAACGATTCAAACAGCCGTATAACATCCTTATAGGCCCCGCCATGCAGTGCCACGGGCCAATCGCTGCCGAACATCAGCCGTTCCGTACCGAATGTACGCAAAAGATCACCTACGTACTGCTTCAACCGTTCACCCCGCGCTTCCAGGTTGAACTCCGCTCCGCTTTGGGTAATCATACCCGATAGCTTGACCCTAACCTCCGGCAGTTCGGCAAGTCGCTCGATTCCTTGGCGCCACAGGTCAGTGCTTCCTCCCAAGGGATTCCCAAGATGGTTCACTACAGCCTTCAGCTCCGGAACGTGACGCAAGTGCGCGTACACCGCTTCCATTTGCTCCGGACCGGTCAACACATCGATTGTCAGTCCGGTCCGCTCCAACCGGCGAAGAGGATCCGCCACCGCCGAAGAGGCGAAGAATTCTCCGTTAAAGCGCAGACCTACGAGGCGCTCGTGTGCGCTCAGTCGTTCGAGCTTTTCCGCAAAATCTGCCGCAAGCGGGTCGAGCCCGCCGACAACCCCCATAATGACTGGGTTCTCTTCGGCAAGCTCGAGCAGAAACTCCGTCTCCTCCGCCGTAAACGCCGCCTGAACTGCTATGACCCCCTCCACACCTTGCTCTTGAAGGTGAGGGAGCAGCTGCCAAGGCAAATAGTCGCGGTACATCAGCTCGTTGCTTGGCTTGAGCCAGCCGTAGTCGCCGCGCGCCGGTTTCCAGAAGTGAACATGGGTATCAATGTAGGTCAATGGATAGCCCCCCTCTTTGACTGCCTGCCGCTTAGCAATGGGTCACCAATGAAAGGATTCGACCAAGGCATGTCGTAGCAGGGCCTATTCATGTAGCGCTCCATCCCGATGCGGAGCTTAATCGAGCGCTCGGCTGGAGGAAGGTCCGCAAGCCACTTGCTATTCACTGAAGTCCGTTCTATCGCATCCGCTTGCGTGTTAAAGCCAGTAGTTTCCGCCGTTGTGTACCGCTGCTCAATCTCCTTCGCCGCTTTATTCAATGTGTCGAACATCCTTTGCTGCTGCAGCGCCCAAGAGGGCGCAATGACTCGTTCCTTCGCTTCGACCAGAGGAACGCTCTTCCACTCTTCTCGCATCTGGGTATCCTCCTAGTCTTGAAACAACTGCTGTCCGGCAAAAAGCTCAAACACCCGTGCCTGATCGTCCGGCGCCAGTCCTTGTCCATCACAATACGCCATATTCGTGCGCAGTACCTCGCGCGTCGAGGCACCGGTGAGCGTTACATGAATCGCCGGTTGCGTCAAGCTGAACCGCATGGCAGGCTCGACAAGACCATACGGCTCCCCGCGTCGAAGGAAGCGCAATTTTTCCATGCGCTCCTGTGCCTCCTGAATGATATCCGGCTTAAGGAACTTCGCAGGCGTATCGGCGAGCAGCCCCATGCTCAGCACACTGCCATTGATGACGCCAAGCCCATATTCCTGGGTAAGCGGCAGCAGCTCATCCTTCGCAGAATGATCGATGAGCATATAGCGCACATAGAATTGGATGCTGTCGAAACGGCCTGTTTGCACATATTGCATAAGTAGAGGCAAGCGACGGGTGGAGATGCCGATGAAGCGAAGCTTTCCTTGCTCTCGCAGCTTCTCGAGCGCAGGCAGCGTTTCCTCCATCACGATCTCGAACGATGTTCGCTCAGCGTCGTGAATTTGCAGCAGATCGACCCAGTCGGTCTTCAGCCGCTGCAAGCTTCCTTCGACTGACTCAATCGTGCTCGCGTAGCTGAAATCGCCATGATTCCCCACTGCCTTCGTCGTGAGTACAATCTGATTTCGTCTACCGCCACGCAGCGCATTCCCGATTCTTCGTTCCGATTCCCCGTTTCCATATTTCACTGCCGTATCAACAAAGTTGATACCTCCGTCAATCGCTTCATGAATCATCAGCTCGACCTCTCGCTCGTCGGTAGGGCCGAAATCGCCCGCTAGCGGAGCTCCCCCAAGACCGAGGCGCGAGACCCGCAGCCCGGTACGTCCAAACTCGGTATATTGCATGCCTTGTTCCTCCTATCGTTCAATCGTAATTACGTGCTGCATCGGGCTCCAGATGACGTAGCTAGCGACCATGTCCGGCTTCAATTTCGCAAGCGAGCCCGACCGCCACTCGACCGTCCTCCCGGACCTCCAGGAAGCGGCATCTACAGATATGCCGTCATGGAATATATCCGGCATCAGCATAAAATAGCGCGGACCCTTGGGAAAAGGCCACGTCTCCACATCCGTATTCACTACTGCCGCCCAATCGAAATTGGGGTTGCGTGCGATTCTTCAAATACGAAAAATACATTCCACGATCCATACACACACCCCGTAACTAGAAATACGTCATTTTTGCGCTTTTCATACTTGCAATAACAATTATATAATAGTTATAGCAAGAAACAGATAACCTGTTTTTGCGAATGATATCAGTATTTTGCGATTGGAGGCGAGTCCGATATATATCAGTCGATTTTTCCATCATGCCACGACTTCCCCTCTCCCATATTTCCCCATTGCAGTCGGAATAGTTCAGAACGAGAAGAACCATCGTATTCACGGGAATCGGTATAAGGCCCATATTTATAATCTACATGTCGTCACGAAGGGAAGAGGATGGGTGCATTCCACGAAGGGACGCATTCCGATCGAACCATACTACGGCTTTGTATACTCCGAGCATCAGGTCCAGAGATATGAGGCCGATCCGGACGACCCTTGGGAAGTGATGTGGTTGTACTTCAAGGGCGAGGGCATCGAAGCAATTATACGCGAGCATATTCTCGGTAGTGATCCATGGCTTCTCACTGCAGAATGCGGGCGGCTTATTTTGCCGCTAATCGAGCAGCTATGGGCCTTGGCCCAGGATACTTACGTTTCGGACATTCCTCGCATCAGCGCCCTTCTCTACCAGATCTTGCAGGAGATCAACATCCTCACAGGACAAAGCGGGAAAACACCGACCAAGCTCGAACATAAGCTTAGGCAAACGGCCGATTACATACGGGCGAACTGCAGCAAGCAGC
This window encodes:
- a CDS encoding carbohydrate ABC transporter permease translates to MDAYRRNRKAILLFLLPALFIYTCLTMLPILASFGFAFTSWHGITGEAIKYAGISNFTKLLKDEFFWISLKNIALFMVLTLDIQIPVGFVAALLLSKGLKFSKMFRTIIFLPQIVSITATSLIWYFILLPNDGVLTTLLTMIGFGEYARNWLVDSHTAMVSIILVNAWIGVGFHMTVFSAAIAGIPKDIEDAAQIDGVTGLKRIVSIIIPLVWESMKICVIIVVTAVLKAFDVVFVMTQGGPNGLTQVPTTLLYDQAFRYDNYGIASAISILIFLLSISITILSLKILQRDTLEY
- a CDS encoding SIS domain-containing protein, encoding MHATLHKLIYKYPELEGCLPPIEQAVALMTESYRSGGHTLVCGNGGSASDSEHIVGELMKGFMLKRPIPADIRSQ
- a CDS encoding amidohydrolase family protein, giving the protein MTYIDTHVHFWKPARGDYGWLKPSNELMYRDYLPWQLLPHLQEQGVEGVIAVQAAFTAEETEFLLELAEENPVIMGVVGGLDPLAADFAEKLERLSAHERLVGLRFNGEFFASSAVADPLRRLERTGLTIDVLTGPEQMEAVYAHLRHVPELKAVVNHLGNPLGGSTDLWRQGIERLAELPEVRVKLSGMITQSGAEFNLEARGERLKQYVGDLLRTFGTERLMFGSDWPVALHGGAYKDVIRLFESFITEAVSVQERQAIRSINARAVYGRAKTRAKSS
- a CDS encoding aldo/keto reductase; protein product: MQYTEFGRTGLRVSRLGLGGAPLAGDFGPTDEREVELMIHEAIDGGINFVDTAVKYGNGESERRIGNALRGGRRNQIVLTTKAVGNHGDFSYASTIESVEGSLQRLKTDWVDLLQIHDAERTSFEIVMEETLPALEKLREQGKLRFIGISTRRLPLLMQYVQTGRFDSIQFYVRYMLIDHSAKDELLPLTQEYGLGVINGSVLSMGLLADTPAKFLKPDIIQEAQERMEKLRFLRRGEPYGLVEPAMRFSLTQPAIHVTLTGASTREVLRTNMAYCDGQGLAPDDQARVFELFAGQQLFQD
- a CDS encoding helix-turn-helix transcriptional regulator, coding for MEASPIYISRFFHHATTSPLPYFPIAVGIVQNEKNHRIHGNRYKAHIYNLHVVTKGRGWVHSTKGRIPIEPYYGFVYSEHQVQRYEADPDDPWEVMWLYFKGEGIEAIIREHILGSDPWLLTAECGRLILPLIEQLWALAQDTYVSDIPRISALLYQILQEINILTGQSGKTPTKLEHKLRQTADYIRANCSKQLTLQHLADYCALSSAYFSRTFHTLYGMPPLEYIALQRIELAKQLLMITDMPVKQIALEVGYFQASYFIERFRRITDMTPSEYRSGVYDKNAPEPADD